In a genomic window of Shouchella clausii:
- a CDS encoding DUF5986 family protein has translation MNIGTNLKDDAIKDMVKAFSASTDGEIYEIEMGFGLERTRNFKNGVSWDITFRNIAAAAVKHGLEVIKIKRGIWNFIALMDPKTGYLFVFTKENNLEMVIKNSGKKSIHYFYAFIAMHDDITAESSYSCSLIPEFDIEYEEKRIIEAQKILDENFSRVKRVIFVTKKKEMQGISTVKAKLYDKNFFLVDTEDWSHYASDVAYGDLLENDELESPTLPMLAKVKPNIKELKRSKERELVKKKEKERNGKITLS, from the coding sequence GTGAATATTGGTACTAATTTGAAGGATGATGCTATAAAAGACATGGTAAAAGCGTTCAGTGCAAGTACTGACGGAGAGATATATGAAATTGAAATGGGTTTTGGTTTAGAAAGAACAAGGAATTTTAAGAATGGGGTATCATGGGATATTACTTTTAGAAATATAGCCGCGGCCGCTGTAAAACATGGCTTAGAGGTAATCAAGATTAAAAGAGGTATCTGGAACTTTATAGCTCTAATGGATCCTAAAACAGGTTACCTGTTCGTATTTACGAAAGAAAATAATTTGGAAATGGTCATAAAAAATAGCGGGAAAAAATCAATTCACTATTTCTACGCTTTTATAGCGATGCATGACGATATAACTGCAGAATCTAGTTATAGTTGCAGTCTTATCCCTGAATTTGATATAGAATATGAAGAAAAGCGAATTATAGAAGCACAAAAAATTCTTGATGAAAACTTTTCTAGAGTAAAGCGGGTTATTTTTGTTACTAAGAAAAAAGAGATGCAAGGTATTTCAACAGTAAAAGCTAAGCTATACGATAAAAACTTTTTTCTAGTTGATACTGAAGACTGGAGTCATTACGCATCTGATGTTGCATATGGAGATCTATTGGAAAATGATGAACTAGAGTCACCAACTTTACCAATGTTGGCTAAAGTAAAACCAAATATAAAAGAACTTAAGCGTTCTAAAGAAAGAGAGCTTGTTAAAAAGAAGGAGAAAGAAAGAAACGGGAAGATTACATTAAGTTAG
- a CDS encoding class-II fumarase/aspartase family protein produces MKALYDSKSKTIDDRGLKNLFTEKEKYKTWLLFESALAEAQAEYGLIPKKAAQEIKEAAKLENLDLEEMDRIYKEIGHGFVPFLKVLVKACPSDSGKYVHYGITTQNIQQSSQLYILKKAHTIFMRLIGEILENLSILASDNKHTVMPGRTHGRHAIPITYGYKVSAWISEFISCQQRMAEAEKRVFQVMMGGAVGTFSSMPEIGINVQNRVAALVGMYPMTVPSRNINTHKLEYMSNLALLANCCHKIAEEVYSTTLEEIAEVSEGFSKGTVGSSTMPHKINPKLAKGIIANAQKLYSLPGTGMYSAARPYEGDSSSYMLFEGLLEESMELMTEILIRCEELTRTLTVHKERMLHNAKRNKGLDNSEYVMMKLAEKLGKDQAHSLMYEIAMKTAAEGQEFYDNLRENEPIRANFTDKEIKHMIEPGNYIGLAAHIAEKEAERAKETAEKIRENYSN; encoded by the coding sequence ATGAAAGCGTTGTATGATTCCAAAAGTAAAACGATTGATGATCGAGGTCTGAAAAACCTCTTTACAGAGAAGGAAAAATATAAAACTTGGCTCTTGTTTGAATCGGCATTGGCTGAGGCACAGGCTGAATATGGGCTTATTCCAAAAAAAGCTGCGCAGGAAATTAAAGAGGCCGCCAAGCTTGAAAACCTTGATCTCGAAGAAATGGACCGTATTTACAAAGAAATTGGTCATGGCTTTGTCCCTTTTTTAAAAGTTCTCGTCAAAGCATGTCCATCAGATAGCGGAAAATATGTTCACTACGGAATAACAACACAAAATATACAGCAAAGTTCGCAGCTTTATATTTTGAAAAAAGCTCATACGATATTTATGCGCCTGATTGGCGAGATTTTAGAAAACTTAAGCATTCTGGCATCGGATAACAAACATACGGTCATGCCCGGTAGAACACATGGGAGACATGCGATTCCGATCACTTACGGATATAAAGTGTCCGCCTGGATAAGCGAATTTATCAGTTGTCAGCAACGCATGGCCGAAGCGGAAAAAAGAGTTTTTCAAGTGATGATGGGCGGGGCAGTCGGCACGTTCAGTTCAATGCCGGAGATAGGGATTAACGTGCAAAACCGTGTGGCTGCGTTAGTTGGTATGTATCCGATGACTGTACCATCTAGAAATATAAACACGCATAAATTGGAATACATGTCGAATTTAGCTCTATTGGCAAATTGCTGCCATAAAATTGCCGAAGAAGTATACAGTACAACCTTGGAAGAAATTGCTGAAGTATCTGAAGGGTTCAGTAAAGGGACTGTCGGCAGCAGTACCATGCCTCATAAAATTAATCCAAAACTTGCCAAGGGAATTATCGCAAATGCCCAGAAACTCTATTCTCTTCCTGGTACAGGGATGTATTCAGCTGCACGCCCATATGAAGGGGACAGTAGTTCTTATATGCTGTTTGAAGGATTGTTGGAAGAGTCAATGGAATTGATGACAGAAATTTTGATCCGCTGTGAAGAATTGACCCGTACACTGACCGTGCATAAAGAGAGAATGCTCCATAACGCCAAGCGCAACAAAGGCCTTGATAATAGTGAATACGTGATGATGAAACTAGCAGAGAAATTAGGCAAGGATCAGGCCCATTCCCTCATGTATGAGATTGCTATGAAGACAGCTGCGGAAGGACAAGAATTCTATGATAACTTAAGAGAAAACGAACCAATCCGGGCAAACTTCACGGATAAAGAAATAAAGCATATGATTGAGCCAGGAAACTATATCGGCTTAGCGGCTCATATAGCGGAAAAAGAAGCGGAGAGGGCAAAAGAAACTGCAGAAAAAATCCGTGAAAACTACAGCAATTGA
- a CDS encoding helix-turn-helix domain-containing protein, whose translation MLKRQFNGSRLKEGRIYRGYTITELAEHLGVSKQMISKYENGKAIPTFEALVGIVNLLEFPRDYFYEEPVEVKTGNTYFRSLLSTGKKDREMQRDRVKYLSILRAMLEEYVDFPELDLPAIPDEHENDIEFAAKRVRDAWGLGTRPIKNLVYLMETKGFVLSSLKLDQKSIDAFGMQSEINGKIFYTIVLGNDKNSFYRRQFSLAHELAHIILHDPFLNLEDLNKEEFKQLENEANEFAAAFLLPKEEFIRDVSIHPTDLEYYKVLKKKWNVSIGMMVMRAYKLGIISQGSYQYMQRSISKYGWRKQEPFDTIKEMAEPVSIRQAVELLIENDYVTGEELISKLSTEYGLTLFRTDIEELLAVDSGYLKSKVEAIPNNIVSLKDRLDKEQKLN comes from the coding sequence TTGCTAAAGCGGCAATTTAACGGATCAAGATTAAAAGAAGGAAGAATATATAGAGGGTACACCATAACAGAGTTAGCTGAACACTTGGGTGTTAGTAAGCAAATGATCTCTAAATATGAAAACGGAAAGGCTATACCAACATTTGAGGCATTAGTGGGTATAGTGAATTTGTTAGAATTCCCAAGAGACTATTTTTACGAAGAACCAGTGGAAGTTAAAACAGGAAATACTTATTTTAGATCATTACTATCCACTGGAAAAAAAGATAGAGAAATGCAGCGAGATCGCGTTAAATATTTGTCAATTTTGCGCGCCATGTTGGAGGAATATGTTGATTTTCCTGAGTTGGATTTACCTGCAATTCCAGACGAACATGAAAACGATATTGAATTTGCTGCGAAACGAGTTCGAGATGCCTGGGGATTAGGTACTCGACCTATTAAAAATTTGGTCTATTTAATGGAAACTAAGGGTTTTGTACTCTCTTCTCTAAAATTAGATCAAAAATCAATTGATGCTTTTGGAATGCAGAGTGAAATTAACGGGAAAATTTTTTACACCATTGTCTTAGGGAATGACAAAAATTCTTTTTATAGAAGGCAATTTAGTCTTGCACATGAATTGGCTCACATTATTCTTCACGATCCTTTTTTGAACTTGGAAGACTTAAATAAAGAAGAATTTAAGCAACTAGAGAATGAAGCAAATGAATTTGCAGCTGCATTTTTGCTCCCTAAAGAAGAATTTATTAGAGATGTTTCCATTCATCCAACTGATTTAGAGTACTATAAAGTTCTAAAAAAGAAATGGAATGTTTCAATTGGAATGATGGTTATGAGAGCCTATAAACTGGGTATTATCTCTCAGGGGAGTTATCAATACATGCAGAGAAGTATTAGTAAATATGGGTGGAGAAAACAAGAACCTTTTGATACGATTAAAGAAATGGCTGAGCCAGTCTCTATACGACAAGCTGTAGAACTTTTGATCGAGAATGATTATGTTACTGGAGAAGAGCTCATTTCCAAATTATCTACTGAGTATGGTCTAACCTTATTTAGAACAGATATTGAGGAGCTATTAGCTGTAGACTCCGGTTACCTTAAATCAAAGGTGGAAGCTATACCTAATAATATAGTAAGTCTTAAAGATAGACTAGATAAAGAGCAAAAATTAAATTAA
- the istB gene encoding IS21-like element IS643 family helper ATPase IstB, translated as MNKTVHELQDHFRQLRLAETAEELPQLLREAEKASWTYLEFLESLTRYELAKREEKSLEKRMKWARFPFVKSLDEFELKGQNVLTARQLSQLRELSWLEQHYNLILLGPPGIGKTYIAIGLGLEAVYRGFNVYFATMGELVQLLKSEEYLNKSKVQLKRIRNADLVIIDDLMYMAMDQREANLFFHLINHLYERSSIILTSNKSPDEWGNLIGDQGITTAILDRLLHRVEVIHGSEEERSHRMKNRKSIFSADV; from the coding sequence ATGAACAAAACCGTACATGAACTACAAGATCACTTTCGTCAGCTACGCCTAGCAGAGACTGCGGAGGAGCTGCCACAGCTTCTTCGCGAAGCTGAAAAAGCATCATGGACCTACTTGGAATTTTTAGAGTCTCTCACTCGATATGAATTAGCCAAACGCGAAGAGAAAAGCCTTGAGAAAAGAATGAAATGGGCACGCTTCCCTTTCGTGAAGTCATTAGACGAGTTTGAGCTGAAAGGACAAAACGTTCTGACGGCTCGTCAGCTTTCTCAACTCCGAGAATTAAGCTGGCTGGAGCAACACTATAATCTTATCCTTTTAGGGCCTCCTGGCATCGGTAAAACGTATATCGCAATTGGACTTGGACTTGAGGCTGTTTACAGAGGGTTTAATGTTTATTTCGCTACAATGGGTGAACTGGTGCAGCTTCTAAAATCAGAAGAATACCTGAACAAATCTAAAGTTCAGCTTAAGAGAATTAGAAATGCCGACTTAGTGATTATTGATGATTTAATGTATATGGCCATGGACCAGAGAGAAGCAAACCTATTCTTTCATTTAATTAACCATTTATACGAACGAAGTTCGATTATCCTGACATCAAATAAGAGTCCAGATGAATGGGGCAATTTAATCGGAGACCAAGGCATCACCACTGCGATTTTAGATCGCTTACTTCATCGTGTGGAAGTGATCCATGGTAGCGAAGAAGAGAGAAGTCACAGGATGAAAAATCGGAAGAGCATTTTTTCAGCAGATGTGTAA
- the istA gene encoding IS21 family transposase — protein sequence MLYIKIQELHKRKFKVAQIAKELKISRPTVYKYLEMTFDEAKAYTEQPLGKKKKLDHYKDWILAWLEEYPHLSSAQIHDWLLERYPDLVVGGSTVRTYVRGVREVYQIEKKGIVRQYEAVPEQPMGKQLQVDWGETKQKTVNNKEIKLYFIAFVLVHSRQKYMEWQARPFTTRDAIRCHEHAFQFYGGRTEEIVYDQDHLISVSENAGQLLLTAEFQSYVNERKFNVHLCRRADPESKGMIENVVKYIKGNFADSRVFRDIEDWNERARQWLKRTGNHQVHQTTKKRPAEVFLLEKQHLQPVSSLLSYESTHNQSITRSVSKDNTIRYKSNRYSVPLGTYQNRSENLVWIEIREEDHNALIIRKEANGEVIAEHRISSEKGKLIQNRHHTRDRSKGVEEFKQRLLSHFKDQVQAAAYLDEISQRYPRYRRDQFTIIHKVSQQYPAIIDTVLAKCTTEKLYNANDFRDIAHHLDALRDEPIEEAQSFYTSPPNHSHLKASTRSLNAYTSILGGRT from the coding sequence GTGTTATATATTAAGATTCAGGAATTACATAAGAGAAAGTTTAAAGTAGCGCAAATCGCTAAGGAGCTTAAAATCTCAAGACCGACTGTCTATAAGTACTTAGAAATGACATTCGATGAGGCAAAGGCGTATACTGAACAGCCCTTGGGAAAGAAGAAAAAACTAGATCACTATAAGGACTGGATACTGGCCTGGCTCGAAGAGTATCCCCACCTAAGTAGTGCTCAGATCCATGATTGGCTTTTAGAAAGATACCCCGACCTAGTGGTCGGCGGAAGTACTGTAAGAACATATGTGAGGGGGGTGCGAGAAGTTTATCAGATTGAGAAAAAGGGGATTGTCCGGCAATACGAAGCAGTTCCTGAACAACCAATGGGTAAACAACTCCAGGTAGACTGGGGAGAAACAAAACAGAAAACAGTGAACAACAAGGAAATCAAACTGTACTTTATTGCCTTTGTACTCGTTCACTCGCGACAAAAATATATGGAATGGCAAGCACGTCCATTCACCACAAGAGATGCGATTCGTTGTCACGAACATGCCTTCCAGTTCTATGGAGGACGAACCGAAGAAATTGTCTATGATCAGGATCACTTAATCTCAGTAAGTGAAAATGCAGGTCAACTACTTTTAACAGCTGAGTTTCAAAGCTATGTAAACGAGCGTAAATTCAACGTTCACCTTTGCCGAAGAGCGGATCCAGAATCTAAAGGGATGATTGAAAATGTAGTGAAATACATAAAAGGCAACTTCGCTGACAGTCGTGTGTTTAGAGATATAGAAGATTGGAATGAACGGGCAAGGCAATGGCTCAAGCGTACGGGAAACCACCAGGTTCACCAGACAACGAAAAAAAGACCAGCAGAAGTGTTTCTCCTCGAAAAGCAACACTTACAGCCAGTCTCTTCGTTACTTTCATATGAAAGTACCCATAACCAAAGTATAACAAGAAGTGTTAGTAAGGACAATACGATCCGGTACAAGTCAAACCGTTACTCTGTCCCACTGGGGACTTATCAAAATAGGAGTGAGAATCTTGTGTGGATTGAAATAAGGGAAGAAGATCACAACGCCCTGATCATCCGCAAAGAAGCAAATGGTGAAGTGATTGCCGAGCATAGGATCAGCTCTGAAAAGGGAAAGCTGATTCAAAACCGTCACCATACTCGTGATCGCTCCAAAGGTGTGGAAGAGTTTAAACAACGTCTCCTCTCTCACTTTAAAGATCAGGTTCAGGCAGCTGCCTATTTAGATGAGATTAGCCAAAGATACCCGAGGTATCGGAGAGATCAGTTTACAATTATTCATAAGGTGAGCCAACAATACCCGGCTATAATTGATACTGTTTTGGCCAAGTGCACGACAGAAAAGCTTTACAATGCGAATGACTTTCGCGATATCGCTCATCACCTTGATGCTTTACGAGATGAGCCGATTGAAGAAGCACAATCTTTTTACACGAGTCCGCCAAACCATTCTCATCTCAAAGCCTCTACCCGTTCTCTAAATGCCTATACTAGCATTTTAGGAGGTAGAACATGA
- a CDS encoding Cof-type HAD-IIB family hydrolase, with the protein MSDIKMIALDMDGTLLNDNKEITSWTKNQIRKAQHAGITVVLCTGRPFSHCHTYIQDLQLHSHSITCNGGQIYAVDHSVMTEHLFDPATLANLYHFAQGLEMNTWTISTKEAYYNDLPENCSECQWLKFSCSHKDEDILNKIAEKVQSIDGVEISNRTAFTVEVNPTGVNKAAALEWVCEKLGITMKHVMAIGDSLNDIKMIQSAGIGIAMGNAQKAVQQVADAITDTNNNDGVGKAIEKFILGGNV; encoded by the coding sequence ATGTCAGATATAAAAATGATTGCGCTGGATATGGATGGTACGCTGTTGAATGATAACAAAGAGATTACAAGTTGGACGAAAAATCAAATTAGGAAGGCACAGCATGCAGGTATCACTGTCGTCTTATGCACGGGACGTCCCTTTTCCCACTGCCACACTTACATTCAAGATTTGCAATTACATTCCCACTCGATAACATGCAATGGTGGACAAATTTACGCAGTCGACCATTCTGTTATGACAGAACATCTTTTCGATCCAGCCACGCTGGCTAATTTATATCACTTTGCACAAGGACTAGAAATGAATACATGGACGATTTCTACGAAGGAAGCGTATTATAACGATTTGCCGGAAAACTGCAGCGAATGCCAGTGGCTGAAATTCAGCTGCTCCCATAAGGATGAAGATATTTTAAATAAGATCGCAGAGAAAGTGCAATCGATAGACGGAGTAGAAATAAGCAACCGGACAGCTTTCACGGTTGAAGTTAATCCTACCGGCGTGAATAAAGCTGCAGCACTTGAATGGGTCTGTGAAAAGTTAGGAATAACGATGAAGCATGTAATGGCAATAGGAGACAGCCTCAATGACATAAAAATGATTCAATCTGCCGGTATCGGCATAGCGATGGGAAATGCCCAAAAAGCAGTGCAGCAAGTAGCCGACGCTATTACCGATACAAATAATAATGATGGAGTTGGAAAAGCAATTGAGAAATTTATTCTTGGTGGAAATGTGTAA
- a CDS encoding sigma factor-like helix-turn-helix DNA-binding protein encodes MRIEDALSVLTENEKEIFLMHYARNLSLGQIAKYRNVKKTSVQNQLERAKRKIREQTSCSLFAFAG; translated from the coding sequence TTGCGCATTGAGGATGCGCTATCGGTGTTGACGGAAAATGAAAAAGAAATCTTTTTAATGCACTATGCACGGAATTTGTCGCTAGGACAAATCGCAAAATATAGGAATGTAAAAAAAACGAGCGTTCAAAATCAACTAGAACGCGCAAAAAGAAAGATTAGGGAACAAACATCATGCAGCCTTTTTGCCTTTGCCGGCTAA
- a CDS encoding IS3 family transposase (programmed frameshift): protein MTEAKRPRRRFTAEFKKQLVQLYASGKPRAEIIREYELTPSAFDKWVRQYQTSGAFTEKENRTPEQEELIRLRKENQKLAMENDILKQAALIMGRKLDVIRQNRGIYPVAAMCAILNIPRSTFYYEAKQRDHEEEEEQLTALISDLFRQSRGIYGQRKIKKELTKQGWTVSRRRIGRIMKAQGLVSTYTVAQFKPTKFVCNESEIGNTLDRKFQQEKALTVVVSDLTYVRVGANWHYICIIIDLYNREIIGYSSGPNKNKELVGQATAKISYPLQKIALFHTDRGREFINQKMDQTLATFGIARSLNNKGTPYDNAVAEATFKAIKIEFVSRRVFPNQHELDLALFDYVHWFNHIRLHGSLDYQSPVDYKALHL, encoded by the exons ATGACTGAAGCCAAACGTCCACGAAGAAGGTTCACAGCCGAATTTAAGAAACAGCTTGTGCAACTGTATGCGTCCGGAAAGCCGAGAGCGGAAATCATCCGTGAATATGAACTGACGCCATCTGCTTTTGATAAATGGGTTCGTCAATACCAAACAAGTGGCGCATTCACCGAGAAAGAAAATCGTACGCCTGAACAAGAAGAGCTGATCCGCCTACGAAAAGAAAACCAGAAGCTCGCTATGGAAAATGATATTTTAAAGCAAGCGGCGCTGATCATGGGACGAAAAT TAGACGTGATCCGTCAAAATCGCGGGATCTACCCAGTGGCTGCCATGTGTGCGATTTTGAACATCCCCCGTAGCACGTTTTATTATGAAGCCAAGCAACGGGATCACGAAGAAGAGGAAGAACAGCTGACCGCATTGATCAGCGACCTTTTTCGTCAGAGCCGAGGCATCTATGGCCAGCGCAAAATCAAAAAAGAACTTACTAAACAAGGGTGGACGGTTTCACGCCGCCGCATTGGCCGGATCATGAAGGCACAAGGACTTGTATCCACGTACACGGTGGCCCAATTTAAACCAACGAAATTCGTGTGCAACGAATCGGAAATAGGGAATACCCTTGACCGGAAGTTCCAACAAGAAAAAGCGCTAACCGTAGTCGTCAGCGACCTAACGTATGTGCGGGTCGGTGCAAACTGGCATTATATTTGTATCATCATTGATCTATACAACCGTGAAATCATCGGTTACAGTTCTGGTCCAAACAAGAATAAGGAGCTCGTGGGACAAGCCACCGCTAAAATTTCCTATCCCTTACAGAAGATCGCTCTGTTTCATACCGATCGTGGTAGAGAGTTTATCAATCAGAAGATGGACCAGACACTAGCGACCTTTGGAATCGCCCGTTCGCTCAACAACAAAGGCACGCCGTATGACAACGCCGTCGCAGAAGCCACCTTTAAAGCGATTAAAATTGAGTTTGTATCGAGAAGGGTTTTCCCTAACCAACACGAACTTGACCTTGCTTTATTTGATTATGTTCATTGGTTCAACCATATACGCCTCCATGGTTCACTCGACTATCAATCACCCGTCGATTACAAAGCCTTACACCTTTAA
- a CDS encoding PTS transporter subunit EIIC encodes MNKRKIGDSIQQFGRTLLLPIGVLAPIGMLLGISGALTQDYMVDKVPFLGNEAVNTILVSIKTISNVVFDNIPLLFAMGVAYGMGKKDKGISVFASVAGYLTLIVAMNVWLTITGTMADPEVMTQQGQINILGIQTVNISAAGGILTGLIAAWATERFYNLELPAALAFFSGKKSVPIITIGLMATVGMLLPFVWTYFVGLLTNLSTIFLSVVGPFFTAAGERLFIPFGLHHVWNALFRFTEAGGSYVIDGKTYVGVVPAITEILFNQGPNSEYWSMMPKLSRFMAQQQMLVVLFLFPAIAFAMYKAAYKENKAYVKSMLVTMVLTALLGNVTEPLEFTFVFLAPLLYIVYACIVGIGAVLLSLADVSIGYIRGTIFDFTIFGLLYENSRWIFLVLIGLGLAVVTYFIFYWAIIRFDIKTPGREELQNVDSTLLKEKRYDEIASKVVEALGGKENILNVDNCITRLRIDLKEVRDIDKELLNSTGCSGFFFPTAKHIHIVYGTQVEFIKNAVDEKV; translated from the coding sequence ATGAATAAAAGAAAAATCGGTGACTCCATACAGCAATTCGGCAGAACGTTGCTTCTCCCGATTGGGGTATTAGCTCCAATCGGGATGCTTTTGGGGATCAGCGGAGCGCTTACACAAGACTATATGGTAGATAAAGTTCCTTTCCTCGGCAACGAGGCCGTCAATACCATCTTGGTAAGTATAAAAACAATCAGTAATGTTGTTTTCGATAATATCCCTTTATTGTTTGCGATGGGCGTCGCCTATGGAATGGGGAAAAAGGATAAAGGTATTTCTGTGTTTGCCTCTGTGGCAGGATATCTGACTTTGATTGTTGCAATGAATGTATGGCTGACCATCACAGGAACGATGGCCGATCCGGAGGTCATGACGCAGCAGGGTCAGATCAATATACTTGGCATTCAAACCGTCAATATTAGTGCTGCCGGAGGTATTCTAACCGGTCTGATCGCAGCCTGGGCCACGGAACGGTTCTATAATCTAGAACTCCCGGCTGCCCTGGCGTTCTTTTCTGGGAAAAAATCAGTTCCAATCATCACGATCGGATTGATGGCTACCGTTGGGATGTTGCTTCCTTTCGTCTGGACATATTTTGTAGGTTTATTGACAAACTTGTCTACCATCTTTTTAAGTGTGGTCGGTCCTTTCTTTACAGCGGCAGGCGAACGGTTATTTATCCCGTTTGGTCTTCATCATGTCTGGAATGCATTGTTCCGATTTACAGAAGCTGGCGGGTCCTATGTCATTGATGGGAAAACCTATGTCGGCGTTGTCCCAGCGATTACGGAAATTTTGTTTAATCAAGGGCCGAACAGTGAGTATTGGTCCATGATGCCGAAGCTGTCCCGATTCATGGCTCAGCAGCAAATGCTTGTCGTCCTGTTTTTATTCCCTGCCATTGCGTTTGCTATGTACAAGGCTGCTTACAAAGAAAATAAGGCTTACGTTAAATCGATGTTGGTTACGATGGTGCTCACAGCTCTTCTAGGTAACGTAACAGAACCGCTTGAGTTCACTTTTGTTTTCCTTGCTCCGTTGTTATACATCGTCTACGCATGTATCGTTGGCATCGGTGCTGTATTGCTGTCGCTTGCAGATGTTTCCATTGGATATATCCGGGGGACAATTTTTGATTTTACGATCTTTGGACTCCTTTATGAAAACTCACGATGGATCTTTTTGGTGTTAATCGGTCTAGGATTAGCTGTCGTCACTTATTTCATTTTTTATTGGGCGATTATCCGGTTTGATATTAAAACACCAGGCAGGGAAGAACTGCAAAACGTTGACAGTACCCTGCTTAAAGAAAAGCGCTATGACGAGATTGCAAGTAAGGTAGTGGAAGCGTTGGGAGGAAAAGAAAACATCCTGAACGTGGATAACTGTATTACTAGGCTTCGGATTGATCTAAAAGAAGTTAGGGATATTGACAAAGAGTTATTGAACAGCACCGGCTGTTCCGGATTCTTTTTCCCAACAGCGAAGCATATTCATATCGTTTATGGGACGCAGGTAGAATTTATCAAAAACGCAGTCGATGAAAAAGTTTAG
- a CDS encoding MurR/RpiR family transcriptional regulator gives MFDILKNYEELTVSEKRVLSYIMENQDQIPHIKINDLAEATFVSKTVIINLAQKLDFSGFREMKYYISQKIIEKMSAQETSTVLYRENLKQSIDKTFSLVTEDQLQKTAAKIKAAKNVFIMARGTSKAVGYYFEHLLLTIGIQCIFIKDYNLSEVFTDFVAEDDIVIFISLSGDTKKIIDTAKKIHLKKAEMISITSFNTNELTRYTTNNLFCYTDKTNTSKNDTISRTGFFLTIDLLVDKLANL, from the coding sequence ATGTTTGATATTTTGAAGAACTATGAAGAACTGACCGTAAGTGAAAAGAGAGTCCTGAGCTACATCATGGAAAATCAAGATCAAATTCCCCATATTAAAATTAATGATTTGGCAGAGGCAACGTTTGTTTCAAAAACGGTCATTATCAATTTGGCGCAGAAGTTAGACTTTTCCGGTTTCCGAGAAATGAAATATTACATCAGCCAGAAAATCATTGAAAAAATGTCTGCACAGGAAACCAGTACGGTCCTGTATCGAGAGAATTTAAAACAGTCTATTGATAAGACATTCTCCCTTGTCACGGAAGATCAGCTGCAGAAAACAGCTGCCAAAATTAAAGCTGCTAAAAATGTATTTATTATGGCAAGAGGGACAAGCAAAGCTGTCGGTTATTATTTCGAGCATCTCTTATTGACAATTGGCATTCAATGTATCTTTATAAAAGATTACAATTTATCGGAAGTGTTTACAGATTTTGTGGCCGAAGATGATATTGTCATCTTTATTTCCTTATCAGGGGATACGAAAAAAATTATTGACACTGCGAAAAAAATTCATCTAAAAAAAGCCGAGATGATCAGTATCACTTCATTCAACACAAATGAATTGACCCGGTATACGACGAACAACCTATTTTGTTATACCGACAAAACCAACACAAGCAAAAATGACACCATTTCAAGAACTGGTTTTTTCCTTACGATTGACTTGTTGGTTGATAAGTTGGCCAACCTTTAA